A window of Mucilaginibacter paludis DSM 18603 contains these coding sequences:
- the kdsB gene encoding 3-deoxy-manno-octulosonate cytidylyltransferase, whose product MKILGIIPARYASTRFPGKPLVDIGGKTMIQRVYEQAKKCATLSEVIVATDDERIFSHVQKFGGVAVMTSDTHQSGTDRCAEVAKQHPEYEVIINIQGDEPFIDPQQIDKVAGCFTETGTQLATLVKKVLTTEELYNFSSPKVILNKQWEAIYFSRSPLPHVRGREPQQWLYYYTYYKHIGIYGYKSDILQQVTLLPVSSLEKAESLEQLRWIENGYRIKVAETDLETYAIDTPEDLEKILKEIKLP is encoded by the coding sequence ATGAAAATCCTCGGTATAATTCCTGCCCGTTACGCTTCTACCCGTTTCCCGGGCAAACCACTTGTTGATATCGGTGGTAAAACCATGATACAGCGTGTTTACGAGCAGGCAAAAAAATGCGCTACCCTAAGCGAAGTTATTGTTGCTACTGATGATGAGCGGATTTTTAGTCACGTTCAGAAATTTGGAGGTGTAGCCGTAATGACATCCGATACCCACCAAAGCGGTACCGACAGATGTGCCGAAGTAGCGAAGCAACATCCCGAATACGAAGTGATCATCAATATACAAGGCGACGAGCCTTTTATTGACCCGCAACAGATTGATAAAGTAGCCGGATGTTTTACTGAAACAGGAACGCAATTAGCCACCCTGGTAAAAAAAGTGCTAACTACCGAAGAGCTTTACAACTTTAGTTCGCCTAAGGTGATTTTAAATAAACAGTGGGAAGCCATCTATTTTTCCCGATCACCCCTGCCGCATGTTCGTGGTCGCGAGCCACAACAATGGCTATACTATTATACCTATTACAAGCATATTGGTATTTACGGCTACAAAAGCGACATTTTGCAGCAGGTTACCTTATTGCCTGTATCTTCGCTTGAAAAAGCCGAAAGTCTGGAGCAACTCCGCTGGATAGAAAATGGATACCGTATTAAAGTTGCCGAAACCGATTTAGAAACTTATGCCATTGATACGCCGGAAGATTTGGAAAAGATATTAAAGGAAATCAAATTGCCCTAA